The genome window TGGCCGGAGCAGGAACACAGCACAGGCACAGCGCGGAGAGGCAGGTTCACGGCATGGGCATTGTCAGCTGGATCATCCTGGGGCTGTTGGCAGGCGCCATCGCCAAGTTCCTGCTGCCGGGCAAGGACCCCGGCGGCTTCATCGGTACGACCCTCATCGGCATCGCGGGCGCCTTCATCGGCGGCTGGATCTCCGCCCGCTGGCTGCACCACCCGATCACCAAGCACTTCTACGACGGCGCCACCTGGGCGGCCGCGATCGGCGGCTCGCTCGTGTTGCTGATCATCTACCGCGTCCTGTTCGGCGACTCCCGCCGCTGAACGCGCCCCCGAAGCCGCAGCCAGCAGCACAGAAGGGTGGGCACCTCGCGCTCCGGGTGCCCACCCTGTGTCGTGGAAGGGGTCCTACCGGTAGTTCACGAACTGCAGGGCGAAGTCGAAGTCCTTGCCCTTGAGCAGCGCGATCACGGCCTGGAGGTCGTCCCGGCTCTTGGAGGTGACGCGCAGTTCGTCGCCCTGCACCTGGGCCTTGACGCCCTTGGGACCCTCATCGCGGATGATCTTCGCCACCTTCTTCGCGTTCTCCTGGGTGATGCCCTCCTGGATCGACGCGAAGATCTTGTACTCCTTGCCGGAGAGCTGCGGCTCACCGGCGTCCAGCGACTTCAGCGAGATGCCGCGTTTGACCAGCTTGGTCTCGAAGACGTCGAGGACCGCCTTCACCCGGTCCTCGGAGTTGGCCTGCATCAGGATCTTGTCGCCGGACCAGGCGATCGAGGCGCCGACGTTCTTGAAGTCGTAGCGCTGGGAGATCTCCTTGGCGGCCTGGTTGAGGGCGTTGTCGACCTCCTGCCGCTCGACCTTCGAGACGATGTCGAAACTGGAGTCGGCCATGTCCTGTGGCTCCTTGTATCGGGATGGAACGGGCTGCGTATCGGCGTGCGGGAGCGCGGCCGCCAGGCCCGGCGTCGACCGGGCCGCATCCGCATAAGCCTAGCCACCCCCTCCCCTCGTGGTCGCCGATCTATCGGGTGGCGAAGCACCCCTCCGTATCAGGTATCGTTTACGTCGTTGCCAGGGAGCACCGCCGAAAAGCGGTCTCCAGGGCGGCAAATCCCCGGCGGTGTGCCCGAGCGGCCAAAGGGAGCAGACTGTAAATCTGTCGGCTATGCCTACCCAGGTTCGAATCCTGGCGCCGCCACGCTAGTGGGAATCGGCCCCTGACCAGCAAGTTTGGTCGGGGGTCGATCTTGTTTGGGTCTACAGCCCGTCACTGTGATCCCCCGTGGCTCCCCGCTCGTTCTGGCACGCTTGTGGCACGCGCCGTGACCTTGATCACGCGGCTTGCTGAGGGAGCGGGGGGAGTCAGGCTGAAGGTTCCTACAGCGTTGATCGGTGCTCGGGTTGAGCGCACAGCGTTTGATCAGCAGGTTCGGCTGAGTCTCTGTGCCCTGGATCCGGACGAGGGGTACCGGCTGGATGCCGAGCTGGTATTGGAGACGCCGTTTCTCTTCCGGGACGCTGCTGGTGAGTGGCATGAGCTGGACCCCGGCACAGGTGTGAGCCTCGCCCCCGTTCTAGGGCTGTTCGGGCAGTCAGTGGTTACGGTCGATGTCCGCGACCGCGGTGTGTTGGTCATCGACTTCGAAGGCGGTGCAGGGCTCTGGGTGGGCCCTGACCCGGAGTTCGAGTCCTGGCACCTGACCGGGCACGGAATCGACCCCGTCATGGTCGGTCCTGGTGGCGAGGAAAGCTGGGAGCGCTGATCACCACGGAGCGAGGGTCACCCACGCGCGTTTGTAAGGCAATCGCCGGAAAGCGAAGGGCGCTTCCTCACGCGCCGCCCAAGCCGGGGCTCCGGGTGCACGCATACCGTCAGTGTGCCCCAGGGAACTGACAAAGCGCCCGTGGGGGATGCGCGCCCGCATGCGCCCGGCCGGAGGGGTACCTAGGCTAGGAATCCGTACCTCCCAACGACATCGTTCGGAGGCAAGGAGGTCCCGATGGCGAAGCAACAGTCGGCGGCGACCGGGGTGAAGCACTGAGCGCCGGTGCGCGTGTGCGACCGACTGCTTGCCGGAC of Streptomyces cynarae contains these proteins:
- a CDS encoding GlsB/YeaQ/YmgE family stress response membrane protein, with protein sequence MGIVSWIILGLLAGAIAKFLLPGKDPGGFIGTTLIGIAGAFIGGWISARWLHHPITKHFYDGATWAAAIGGSLVLLIIYRVLFGDSRR
- a CDS encoding YajQ family cyclic di-GMP-binding protein, with amino-acid sequence MADSSFDIVSKVERQEVDNALNQAAKEISQRYDFKNVGASIAWSGDKILMQANSEDRVKAVLDVFETKLVKRGISLKSLDAGEPQLSGKEYKIFASIQEGITQENAKKVAKIIRDEGPKGVKAQVQGDELRVTSKSRDDLQAVIALLKGKDFDFALQFVNYR
- a CDS encoding DUF6188 family protein, translating into MTLITRLAEGAGGVRLKVPTALIGARVERTAFDQQVRLSLCALDPDEGYRLDAELVLETPFLFRDAAGEWHELDPGTGVSLAPVLGLFGQSVVTVDVRDRGVLVIDFEGGAGLWVGPDPEFESWHLTGHGIDPVMVGPGGEESWER